One Electrophorus electricus isolate fEleEle1 chromosome 10, fEleEle1.pri, whole genome shotgun sequence genomic region harbors:
- the zgc:174888 gene encoding uncharacterized protein zgc:174888 isoform X2, producing MSRTVLLLLSIFTVQGSGCDDLKKGTVSNLQATINNEKNKGFPEVFPRNYHVHHYFNASTECHDSHLERIHVKYTFITELKTTLDDISRGSFQESPDPSVFPHVHSSPGALLTSTSVVLSKWVDLDCPVGKHACVLPSPDPLYPEEEEELEEEGGVAGRTVTEELLHGKEGERGKRWITVIPTNGNAETHAFPGLILCTLSSLKMVLDVLEREL from the exons ATGTCACGAACAG taCTATTGCTTCTGTCAATATTCACTGTTCAAGGAAGCGGTTGTGATGATCTGAAGAAAGGAACTGTTAGCAATCTTCAGGCCACCAtcaacaatgaaaaaaataaaggatTT CCTGAAGTGTTCCCCAGAAACTACCATGTGCATCATTATTTCAATGCCAGCACAGAGTGCCATGACTCG CACCTTGAAAGGATTCATGTCAAATACACATTCATCACTGAACTGAAGACTACCCTTGATGACATTTCAAGAGGG AGCTTCCAGGAATCTCCCGATCCCTCTGTCTTCCCACATGTACACTCCTCCCCTGGAGCCCTGCTCACCTCCACGTCGGTGGTTCTCTCCAAATGGGTGGACCTGGACTGTCCAGTTGgcaagcatgcatgtgtcttACCCAGTCCAGACCCCCTTTACccggaggaagaggaggaactCGAGGAAGAAGGGGGTGTCGCAGGCAGGACAGTCACAGAGGAGTTGTTGCACggaaaggaaggagagagagggaaaagatgGATTACTGTCATCCCAACTAATGGGAACGCTGAGACGCATGCATTTCCAGGTCTCATCCTGTGTACGCTTTCTTCCTTAAAGATGGTGCTGGATGTGCTGGAGAGGGAACTCTGA
- the zgc:174888 gene encoding uncharacterized protein zgc:174888 isoform X1 encodes MSRTVLLLLSIFTVQGSGCDDLKKGTVSNLQATINNEKNKGFPEVFPRNYHVHHYFNASTECHDSCCVFSAAVILSHSWMQLLQHLERIHVKYTFITELKTTLDDISRGSFQESPDPSVFPHVHSSPGALLTSTSVVLSKWVDLDCPVGKHACVLPSPDPLYPEEEEELEEEGGVAGRTVTEELLHGKEGERGKRWITVIPTNGNAETHAFPGLILCTLSSLKMVLDVLEREL; translated from the exons ATGTCACGAACAG taCTATTGCTTCTGTCAATATTCACTGTTCAAGGAAGCGGTTGTGATGATCTGAAGAAAGGAACTGTTAGCAATCTTCAGGCCACCAtcaacaatgaaaaaaataaaggatTT CCTGAAGTGTTCCCCAGAAACTACCATGTGCATCATTATTTCAATGCCAGCACAGAGTGCCATGACTCG tgctgtgtgttcagtgcaGCTGtgattctctctcattcttggATGCAACTCCTGCAGCACCTTGAAAGGATTCATGTCAAATACACATTCATCACTGAACTGAAGACTACCCTTGATGACATTTCAAGAGGG AGCTTCCAGGAATCTCCCGATCCCTCTGTCTTCCCACATGTACACTCCTCCCCTGGAGCCCTGCTCACCTCCACGTCGGTGGTTCTCTCCAAATGGGTGGACCTGGACTGTCCAGTTGgcaagcatgcatgtgtcttACCCAGTCCAGACCCCCTTTACccggaggaagaggaggaactCGAGGAAGAAGGGGGTGTCGCAGGCAGGACAGTCACAGAGGAGTTGTTGCACggaaaggaaggagagagagggaaaagatgGATTACTGTCATCCCAACTAATGGGAACGCTGAGACGCATGCATTTCCAGGTCTCATCCTGTGTACGCTTTCTTCCTTAAAGATGGTGCTGGATGTGCTGGAGAGGGAACTCTGA